CATGTTAAACATTAGTGAGGGAGCCACACTACAGAAAGGAGCTCAGACAGAAATGTGTGCACTACACTTATACAATTGTTCTTTATTGTCCCTTTTATTGAAAATAgacattttataacattattcTACAGGCATTTTATCCCACATTATTTTGCCACTATCATTACCATATTTCTACAAGTGTACAGTGATAGGTAAATTGTTTATGCAAActcacaaaatgcaatattaaTGAAGAGTAAACTAATGTTGTGCTGGTTAGCATCTTCTCCACTGCTGGCTACAATGCTTAAGTAAAGCAAGTTTACACAGCATTCTTTGCAATGTATATTACATACTGaacaaataaatgtgtgtacatGGCATTCATCCCAACACTTACTGTGCCCTGTGAAACAGATTAATGGGAAATAAAAGCAATTCTATATACACTACAGTCAACCCAAATTAATTTGCAGCAACACTAACAGTTCTATATTTCTAAAtagtttttgttcatttatgtgTTATAATAGTCTGCTTTTATCTAATAACACCTCTCCAGAGTAAGCATTATGGAAATGTGTTATGAATGGACGTGTAACTGCATTGGAGCAATGGCACATTAAGTGAACTGTTCAAGGACAAGCTGCCTCAGTGGTGCTAGCTGAATCAAAATTTCCATAGTTTACAGGTCAAAGACTTACACTAAGCTGTAGAAGAATTAATAATGTGACCTGACAACCACTTCGAACCCTACTCCCTCACACACACCCCTCCAGCTCAACATGCCAGTCCCGTGCTGTGGCAATTCttaggtgttttgtttttttgcacttAAGCatccaacatttttttctttagcagaatCCCATTTATTGGAATCTCTGCATCACTATTACTGAAACCACCTAATGGTACTATAAAACATTTACTAAAGAAATTTAGACAAATGTGGGAATAGTTTAAAATTCCCTGTATAATCCTGCCCGCTTCATTATTCATCCAATACTGTTTACATCACCTCCCTTGATAATAACACCTACATACATTTCAGTATGTAGGCATAGTTCAGGTGGCAGATATTTTTTGAGGTAGTAAAACGAGACCTTAAAAGCAAAGACAGATTAGGCCCTCTTCCTTAATCCTTGtctaaatagtttatttttgagcTGATGCTTAACAAAGAGGAGACCCTTGGTCTTAGAGCAGTCTGTCCTGAAAAGGAACAGCATACCCACAGCCGATTTCTCTTTACATACATTTATACtcagaacagtaaaaaaaaaaacttgtgagcATAGGTAGCAAATTGATTTTCCTCTGCCTCATTAAAAAGCAGACAGTTGCTGAATTCCTTAGAAATACAAAATATGCAAGTTGCCAAAACTTGCCTTCACAGTCTTTAGTTAAAAGCTGCTGGCTGAAATACTGTCAAATATTGATGTTCTTTCAAGATTTAAAGCACCTTGCTTTCCTCTTCTCTAAGTAATTAAGTTCAATTTCAAACAAGCCAACTGAGAGCCTTGCTGAAAAAACACTGTGCTACAATACTccttaaaaaatataattctatCTCAAAACATAAATGCTTTATGTCCAATATTTGATATCCATGATcagttaaaatatgaaataaaaatccttttgGCTGCACTCAATTTTACAACACTTTCAGGGAAACTGTGAGCAATTGtctatttgaaatgaaaaaataaaaaaggtaacttttCACCTTAAAAGTTAGAAAGATTGCCATTTGAACAAACAGAACAAAGTTGTGGATGGCCAAATTATTTAAGAAATTCTAAACCTGCCTCCCAGGCCATATTAAAAAGTGCTCCACTGGCTGTATGTTGATCCTCTCTTCACTTTACCACCAGGTCACCACAGAACAaattatctaaaatattttttatgaggTCTACTAGTCAGTACTGCTGTGTCACACCTCCAGCAGACTGGACAGAGATTCTTTCTGGATCACTCTCAGGATGGTCTCTCATGTCTATGCTAATTTTCATTAAACAACCCAAAGAtctaattggcaactctaaactgaccACTAATGCGGGTGTGTAGATTtggcctgtgatgaactggccAGAGTGGAGGCCACGATTGCTCCCAATACTTCTAAGATTAACTTTAGATTCCTGCAACACTAACCAGGATTGACCTGGTTCAATAAAAGAATCAATCCAttttttcagtaaatgtaaaaaaaaaaaaaaaaaagataaatacattttttaatcataACAGTATACTCCCTGGGTCACATTAAAAAGATACAGCTCCCCATAACTTGTACCAGCACCCCAGACATTATGTAGTGCAGTTTTCACTGGTGTAAAAGTTAGTTTTCAATGCAATCTTAGTGAATTTATTTAGGTCACTTACTGCTCCAACAAGTTCTCTCTCAGTTATGACATAATCCTTAAACttgatatttaaaaacaataagaaggAATATCCCTGAAATTCTTGACAGCACATAACCCTAAATATTTGTACAACttaccctttttatatttttaccttaTCAAGAATAGTTTTCTTCAGTTTAGTTTCGTCTCAAAAAAATGCTTTcctaaaaataaactttacaaaAACTGCTAAGAGAAATATAAGAAAAGGACAGGCTACCTGGGCACTAGTATACCTTTTGAAAAGCTagagggaaaagaaaagaaaaacactttagaaaaaaatatttattttaaatatacaaatggttagaaaaaaataaaagcttattctaacaAAATTCTCTCTTTGAGAAAATAAGTTCTTCCCTAAATAACAGGGCAAAAAAGTAAAACCTTCAAAATTATAACCTGAACATGCAAATATCCTAAAACAGGAGAGTTAAATATGGGAACAGAggaaagaaaaagtcaaaatttGGCAAAAACAGGACAGTATAAAGAACCACCtcgaaaactgcataattagccTAAAGTTCTCATTTTTTGTTGATTCTGCAAGAACAGGTCTGGCCATCTGTTTCATATAGTTTAACAAAGTAGTATCCAAACCGATCgtaaaatgttaaattttatCATTTTCCCCAAAGGTTGCACCTGAAATTTTTCCTCTGTAATCATTCCAAATGCAGTTCTAGGCAACAACACAAATCTCTTCCTTTTACATCAATGTACTGTAGCAGCGACTGAAAATTGCTTCCCCCAAGAGGTAAAAAGAACACAATGCATGGAACTACAAACTGGGAACATCCACCTAAGAAGGGGTTCATAGAGCCTTCCAATTAATCGGCTTCTTTCCCAGTTTCTTGAGGAAATCATTAGTCTTGGAAAAATGCTTGCAACCAAAAAATCCTCTATGGGCAGAGAGAGGAGATGGATGAACAGCCTGGAGGACATGATGTCGCTTCTGCAAGAAAACAAAGTGCAAACCTTAGAAActtctatgttttttttattaattttattacaatccatacaaataaagtttttacaaaaagaaaaattgtgttAGGAAaaaaatcgatccccacccctgagagagagagcaagccaaacagcatgaaatttaagacctgtaaacatacctaaattaataaattctctttatgaacttattttaaaatattactgattagatcctgccatgttttgaaaaaaatttctGTACGGATCCTCCGAGTATTTTATTTAGAAACTTCTATGCTTTTATCACAGCATTACTTTTCACCCAACTGCTGCATGACAAACACAGTCAGCAAACATTATTACTCCAGTGCAAGCAGCAATAGCACTACTCCACCTGTGTGGGTGCATGCAACTTCCTCATTTATTTTATCTGCAATGTCAAGTATTTAGATTATACTCAAGTCTGAAATAGACAGTGGCCTACCCGGTCAATACAAGAGCCTTTCTTCTGGGCATATGCTCCCCAAAGCATGAAGACAAGACCCTCCTGGTTATTATTCAGCCACTGTATAACTGCATCAGTGAACTGCTCCCAGCCTCGATCCTTGTGAGAATTGGCTTGATGAGCTCGGACAGTAAGGACCGCATTGAGAagcagaacacctggaaaattaAATTGTGGCGACAGCTTGGAACTGTGCAGAAAAACAATGCAGTCATGCAAGTTAAATTGTATTGTTGTGCTCTATGTGCTGAAATGACACATCGCCTGctcaaattacaaaaaatgctgcaCCTTGTTTTGCCCATCCTGTAAGGTCGCCATGTCCTGGATGCTTAAACCCTTCTATGTCCGATTCTAGTTCTTTGTACATATTTTCTAAACTGGGAGGGAAGAAATAAATTGTTCTCAGGGACAATCAAAGACACTAAAGTGGgctaaacacaattaaaataaggCACCAAACCAAATCTTTGTTCAAAATTGCAAGCCACAAAGAGCACAACATAATTTCTTTCATTACCATTTAATATTATTACCACTATAATAAAGAATACTTAGACTGTAAAAAACATTTGAATGTTATTTTGAAATTAGTTTAAATGACATTAGTAACCCATGTCATACCAAACTTGTTATTAGGAATGGTGCATATAAATTGAACACAAACAGAGGAATTTAAATAATATACCAAAAGATTTTCTATGacgaaaaggaaagaaggttaatAGCCATCTTTAGGAAAGTTCTATATAAGCCTATAATACAAGCCATGACAGTGTATATGACACATGGCAGTAAAGGGCGTCAGTGATCTACAGTATAACTCAGTGCCAAAAGGCAGATGATTTCTTTTGTACCTCATTCACCATGAACAACAGAGTAGCTGGGAATGGAAAAACTATAAATATACAGTGACAAAAAGAAAGAAGTCTAACATTCAGCTCTAACAATAGTtcaacaaacagccatttgcgtTCTAACAAAAATTACCAAGTAAAGGATGTAAGGTGTCAGTTACCTGGGTGGAGGTGAAACAGGTCTCTGGACGCTAAAGCACAACCCATGTGCCTGGCTGGGACCGTGATAAGGGTCCTGACCCAAGATCACAACTTTTACCTGCAGTCACATCAGTAAAGAATTTATCACATGCTAAAGTTAAAAGTACGATTAAAAAAACTACACTATTTTActaaatatcattatttttgttaaagtaaATCTGACTGATTTAATCTCAAAGAAGAGTTTACTGTATGTTGAAACATCGACCTTCTCCACATAGAGGACATGTATTATCCTTAACCTACATTTCCCCTTTGGCCACATGTTAGATCCACTGACAGCTTTATAGTTTTGCAGCAAGGCAACTTACATCCCAAATGTCACACATCTGAGTCCAGGTGAATACTTGATGGGCTGGTGGATATACTGTATGACGCTTCCTTTCCTCTGCTACAAATGCCATGAGCTAAACACATCAgtcccaaaaaataaataaaacagtatttaagattacacacaggcacacatatatatattttattttttattctgagcTAATATACgactctttaaaaaaatgtttttgttttttggatgtATCCCTTCAAAAGATTGTTGGGCCAATGGTCAAGACAAAAAATCctttaaatacagtacagtatataattttgaAATCAATGCAAAAGTGAACAAGCAGATGACAAGAGTGTCCTCACCTGCTAAAAAGTTTTCACATAAATTTATTCATCAGACAACAAATCTTGAGATGCTAGCTTAGGTTTTTATCAGTTCATTAGAGGCCAAGTAAACATAAACTTAAATATGTCAAATGTTCAAAACATACCTGTTAAGGCGGGATATATTAATGTATATGGCCAAAACAAGCTATATTTCATTATCCAGAATAATTTATTGTAAGGAACGGATGCACATTCTGagcattagtaaaaataaaagggAAGAGCGCTCTCTCTCATTCTGGAACATTAATGTAATGGGAGGTCACACATAAAGAACATCAGAATTAAGGTAGCATTAGATAGTTAACGTgggaaaaagacaaaacagaagagATGTGATAGAAATGCCACGTGGCTTGCGTCTTGACAAAATCCCAAGGCCAATCACTCACTTTTGTGAAGTAAGGCTTGTTGAATTCGGGTAGCAGCTCCTCTTTCCAGCTACTCCCAAAGCCCTCCGGGACGCCGCGCGACGCCAGCTTTTCGAGGGCAGCACGCTTATTCTTTTCCATCCGCTGAAGTTGCTCCGGACTGAGAGGTGGCGAGATCGGGGTGCCATTTTCTTCAACCTTGCGTCTTTTGACCGGCGTAAGGATCTTATAGCGAGAAAGACAACGAGACACAGAGAGGGTAAGTCCATATGTAGGGTGCATCTGTAcgtttaaattatttacaaagcTGAAAAGATGTAAAATAGTATATGGGGGTGAGGGAGTCTCTGcgtggaaaaaaattggaatcgaaataaaaatcaaataatcgAGTACGCTGTGTTTGCTTAATGCATTTTCCCTCCACTAGCATATATTTTTCTGCAACTGTATCCATACAGTTAAGCCTCATTCCACCCACAACACGGTCTTTAAAGTTCTTCCGCCTTCACGTCATTACGGCGCTCTTCTGTAACCATTGCAAAGTAGTAGCACGCAGGATTTTCGCGGTAAATCAGAGCGTGCAAAGACTATCCAAAAAGCGATTGGCTTACGAGAACGACAATTTCCATTTTACATCCAATCGTGTAAAAGGTTCACATTACCACCACCCCCACACCACGTGAAAAGAGCTAGCTTTGCCCGCCTCCTAAAACACGCCTTTTGGTCAACCCTACAATATTATTGGATCTGCATGCCTCTTTAACCCTCGACCTTCAAAAAACATTGGCTAATACTGACGTTAATCGCCAACCCCCTTTCAATACGGCAATTGGATTGGACACCGACCCGTGTCGACAAATAAACGAGGACTTAACATAAAATTGATAAGCGGGAGATTGGCGGTAAGCAAAAATCATTTAAAGCAATATGcagttgaattattatttttgtgttttatagtaCAGTGAAATAAGATAGAAAAAACTGCACGTCACAGTCTCCTAAAAGTTAAATCgtgaaaatattcatttttcacaaCCCGAAGCACGTTTACGtaaaaacattcatttacaaGCAAGAGAATACGTCATTCCAACTATTAAAGTAATCCAATAATCACTCGGCGTTCAACGCAAACTGGCGTGCTcgggaggaaaaaaaacaaacttttttgctTACCTCTTCGGGTTCTTGAATGCTAATATTTTTTGTCTCTTCGTCATTTTCCGACAGTCGCTTTTTGTTTATCGGGGAGAAGTAAGAGTTAATAGTTTTTTGCCCAATCATTTCTAAAAGCAATTTTATTGCTTGCCTGATACGAACTCTCTCCGGGTGCGAGTGTGATAAAAAGCCAGGAGACTGTGTTTCGCGCCACTTATCTGCGCAAGTGccgtgggaaaataaaaaaaaatgcaaaagagcttCAAGTGGCCAATCCCAATGGCGATGCTCCCCGAATATGCATATTTGTCTACTTTCAGCAAGGTACGTGTATTCGTAATCCTAATTATTTTTGTGGTGACGAGCGGAAATTAACATGGATTGTGAATATTTTGTTTCTTGCGGGAGTGCATCACTAAAGGCGATATATAAATGAAGAGCACCGTGTAATTCTGTAGCAttagaacatacagtatactgtatccgGTGCAccatctagggattgtttctgcctttgcTAAAGGAGTGATTTTGTAACTCCAAATTATTAGGCTTCTGGCattttacattattaataatgGTGCCAAGTGTCATTCGAATTGAGCGACTCACTTGTGATGTCCACAGAGCCACACCTTCACACACAGATTTAAATCTTTCTTTAAGCGTGCTCACTGTTGCCCTTAAACAGTTAAGTTTATTGAACTTTTGACCTTGTTGCAGGAATCCCAATAGGTCATCAATAGTCAAACTTCCACATTTAGTGTAATGAATATTCAAATTATACAGACATAAATGTACTAATATCTCTCATAAAGGTCTGACTGAAATTGTGGCTATGGCATTAAGATTATGTCCAATatttgtcattaaataaataaaagcaataaaaaacacatttttcgaTGCATGCACCAATTTATTAATAACTGAGTACAGGTATTTAAATGTTTTCCTAGCCAAATAAAACAGGATATTTTTTTTAGATGAGGGCGTGCTATTGCATAAGAGATGCAATAAATGATAATTTTGAATCCCAGTGCCAtcacatttttaaagcattttgatGATTGTTATTGCAGCTAATGTGAGGCCATATAATTCAATTTGTGGCATCACAGGTTTAGATAAGTGAATGACACCGATGTGACATCTTACAATCTGCTAGATTGAgataatataaacacaaaaattctCCAACCCAATTACTCCCAGTTCAAGGATgtggatgctggagcctatcttagCAGCTTAAGAGTAAGTGACATATTTTAGGACACCAGTGGAAAATGCAATTAAGTCTAAACCACAAAGTGCTTCTTTATACCAAAtgggaataaactaccaagacatgtagttgaaggagaaaccttgagaacctttaagaaggctctggatgagatattagggcAGGTTAGCTATGAGGTATAGGCTCAACAAACAAgattgatggactgagtggtcacCTCTAGTTTGTTAAATGCATTATGTAGGTACAAGTAGGAGACCAGTCCATAGATTTTCAtaggcttaatttaaaaaatctaagTAATTTCATACATGCATTTTatgaagggagaaaaaaaaaaacagattacaaAGGGTGTGTGTAAGGTAGCAGGGATAATGGTTTCAGTAGAAAGAAACACTGGTTTACACTTAGTTTATATGTTGAACTATCTGTGAACATCTGGTATAAGTGTCTTTTACCCCATCACCAGGTAAAGATCAAGTCCAAAGTTCACCTAAATGACACATTTGTCTTCGTTACTATTTGAATTGACTCAGAGTGGCTGCTCAAGAATGACTGTACTGGAATTTATGAGACCTGTATCATTTTAGAGTAAGCTGAAGTCAAAAATCCTAGTATGTTTATGTAGTCAGGTTAATAATTAGCTgcttaaaaaaatactttctgcatgtttttacaatatataattaatattattctgCCAAAAGACTGCCCAGAGCCCTAGAGTGCCCGGATGTGATGCTGGTTTATTACGGCAGGCAATCCTGGCTGCGCTCTGTACCCTGCATACCAGTCAGCCACCACCTTTTCTTCTATAGATAGCTGATCTTTACTCTTCATTGCTCTTTCAACCtactaattatttttgttttatttttattattttttttccttgtcagtTTGGTAATTATGCCCTGTCATAATGGATAAGTTTGTGacgaaaacaagaaaaaaaacattagaatCTCCCGATGAGAAAAAGAACAAGATAGTAGAAGTGGCTTGCCAGTCTGGGCAGGTGAAAAGACGTTGGCTTGAGAGCAATTTCAAAGATAATGCATCTCTGTTTGCTAcagaagaggatgaagaagaggaggacAAAGATTTTGCACATGCCTTATCCTGGAAGAAGATTGAAGCTGAGGGTTTGGATTGTGACTACACTTTGCTTTTCCGAAAGAGTGAGGCAGACATAATCCTGAAAGAACTGGAACAGGAGGTGGAATATTTTTCAGGTAATGCACATTAGTAATTCATGCTCTTGTGATGTTGTTGTGTTAGTTTTATAATTATGAAAGTAACAAACAGAGTAGACTTTGGGTCTTGAAAGAACCCAAAGTTTAGTGATGTACGTACATGCATATGCCCTCGTAAGCTGTAATGTCATTTATGGCACTTTTtgctcatttctgttttgtgcaGCACACACATAATGAAAGACAGAATAATAATTCCCCACACATTTGTATCATCACCATTCAAGCAGTTATTATACTGTCTTTCTCTATTAAAACAACTCTAGAGATAATACTTAAAAGAATATTGAGAATTATATGTACTTCTTACTATCTCAGTTGCATTCAGCCATTACTTGACTGTTGAAGCCTGTCTATTACTCCACATAAGTCGTAACAGCCACTGTCACCTCCTTTCATCAACATTCTTTTTCCAAGCCCAAACAATTTTTAGTTCACACATGTCACAATTGTGCATGAAGACCTCAGAAAGGTGTCTGGTGACCCTTAGCAAAAGTTATCCCCCTAACTCTAAGCTCACTTGGTTCTGAGATGGAGATTGCTCTGTTTTCCCTTCTATGGTTGCTTCCTTCCTGTCCAGAAGTACAGCTGGTTTGGGCGGAGTTTACATTTGGTCCAGGATAACCAGGTTAAGCTCCATCTAGAAGTTTTTGGGGTGTAGGACCATTCTTTACCAAATATGGTCACACAAGCTTCAGCACCCCCcagtacattattttttttaatatatatgactGTGGCGAGGAAACATATGCAGTCCTTAACAAAGCAGCTTCCTTTGGCATTACATGGTGCTGAAAGGCCCTATTCCTGCATTGTATCATGCATGCACCTCATATTTTGGATGACCAACCTGCTACTTTATGGGTGTGTTTAACAGTACGAGCACTGGCAGGCTAAATGACTCACTCGGGTCTAAAAGAGTCAGTAGTGAGGACTGAGCCTGTAATCTTGTATTTGGCAATGGCCAGCATGTCTCCCAATCACTAAGTGTATtatttaatttccatccatccatccattttccaacccgctgaatccgaacacagggtcatggggggtctgctggagccaatcccagccaacacagggcacaaggcaggaaccaatcccgggcagggtgccaacccaccgcaggacacacacacaccaagcacacactagggccaatttagaatcgccaatccacctaaactgca
This genomic window from Polypterus senegalus isolate Bchr_013 chromosome 12, ASM1683550v1, whole genome shotgun sequence contains:
- the LOC120540768 gene encoding uracil-DNA glycosylase-like, translating into MIGQKTINSYFSPINKKRLSENDEETKNISIQEPEEILTPVKRRKVEENGTPISPPLSPEQLQRMEKNKRAALEKLASRGVPEGFGSSWKEELLPEFNKPYFTKLMAFVAEERKRHTVYPPAHQVFTWTQMCDIWDVKVVILGQDPYHGPSQAHGLCFSVQRPVSPPPSLENMYKELESDIEGFKHPGHGDLTGWAKQGVLLLNAVLTVRAHQANSHKDRGWEQFTDAVIQWLNNNQEGLVFMLWGAYAQKKGSCIDRKRHHVLQAVHPSPLSAHRGFFGCKHFSKTNDFLKKLGKKPINWKAL